AATTCTTAGTAAAAATATGGTATTATTGTCACATAGAGATGTATAAAGAAAAACATAAAAAGGGGGAAATGTTATGTCTAAAGTTGGTGATATTTTTCAAAGTGGTGACTGGAAGGGTGAAAAGCATGTGCCTGCCATAGAGTGTGCCGATGAGGTTGGTGCCGATGAGGTCTTTGACGTAAAAGTGTCTATTGGAAAGGAAATCGGCCATCCTAACACTACTGAGCACCATATAAGATGGATACAGTTGTTTTTTAAGCCTGAGGCTGAAAAATTCTCTTATCAAATCGGTAACTTTGAATTTACCGCCCACGGAGAGTCAACAGAGGGTGCAAACGCAGGCCCCGTCTATACTCATCACAGTGTGACGGCTTCTATGAAAACTAAAAAATCCGGGACACTCATTGCCGCCGGCTTCTGCAATATTCACGGGTTCTGGGATAATTCCAAAGACATTAAGGTTAAATAAGTTATTATAAGGAAGGCTTAGCCTAAAGAGCTCTCTGTAAGTGTTTGTTTTTAAAGGATAGTTTATTTCACCGCACACATAGCGATATGCCATTCTTTTCCCCCTCCCTTGACGGGAGGGGTGGGGGAAGAATTTTCAGAAAAAACAAAAAATAAATATATAAAAAGATTATATAATGGTTTGACATTTA
The Nitrospirae bacterium YQR-1 DNA segment above includes these coding regions:
- a CDS encoding class II SORL domain-containing protein; translation: MSKVGDIFQSGDWKGEKHVPAIECADEVGADEVFDVKVSIGKEIGHPNTTEHHIRWIQLFFKPEAEKFSYQIGNFEFTAHGESTEGANAGPVYTHHSVTASMKTKKSGTLIAAGFCNIHGFWDNSKDIKVK